In Mytilus trossulus isolate FHL-02 chromosome 6, PNRI_Mtr1.1.1.hap1, whole genome shotgun sequence, a single window of DNA contains:
- the LOC134720553 gene encoding ganglioside-induced differentiation-associated protein 1-like has protein sequence MTQIGVKKKFTLFYFPTSFSSQKVLLAFYEKEVPFKPKLVSLFSGQHNAPWYVKLNPEGVHVPVLQDEENIITEPDKIIKYIDTAYPAEGPLLVPGGESELGKKVASLQRKLDSVQMDIITYGIIYHPHLSESGCQIPGATQRSMRENFAKRLRVLTHLAAKHPALRDAYLTKSQTAAQKFDIITDAVQVQQHLEDLKVIMEEVETQLKTIKESNNTFEDDLWLFGPMYTAADISLTVLLIRFTLLGMDTLYFPSKTCPYTHNYFKQVQKRSSYVKLQKEISNLRLTLLWENFKMASPYIGSLAGACVMGGVIYWLYNKYK, from the exons ATGACACAAATTGGAGTGAAAAAGAAATTTACACTGTTTTACTTTCCAACATCCTTTTCATCTCAAAAG GTTCTTCTAGCATTCTATGAAAAAGAGGTACCATTTAAACCAAAGCTGGTCAGTCTGTTTTCTGGACAACACAATGCTCCTTGGTATGTAAAATTAAACCCAGAAGGTGTCCATGTACCAGTCCTACAAGATGAAGAGAACATCATTACAGAACCAGACAAGATTATCAAGTATATTGATACAGCCTATCCAGCTG aAGGTCCATTATTGGTTCCTGGTGGTGAATCTGAATTAGGAAAAAAAGTAGCCTCACTTCAGAGAAAATTAGACAGCGTTCAAATGGATATAATAACGTATGGTATAATATATCATCCACATTTGTCAGAGTCTGGTTGTCAGATCCCTGGAGCTACACAGAGGAGTATGAGAG aAAATTTTGCTAAGAGATTGCGAGTTTTAACCCATCTAGCTGCTAAACACCCAGCTTTACGAGACGCCTACCTCACCAAAAGTCAGACCGCGGCACAGAAGTTTGATATAATCACAGACGCAGTGCAGGTTCAACAACACTTAGAAGACCTCAAAGTAATAATGGAAGAAGTAGAAACACaacttaaaacaataaaagaat cAAATAATACCTTTGAAGATGACCTGTGGCTCTTTGGACCCATGTATACTGCTGCAGACATTAGCCTTACAGTTTTACTTATTAGATTCACATTACTTGGGATGGACACACTTTACTTTCCTAGTAAAACATGTCCTTATACTCACAATTATTTTAAGCAAGTTCAAAAACGATCATCTTATGTTAAATTACAGAAAGAAATTTCTAATCTACGTTTGACCTTGTTATGGGAGAATTTTAAAATGGCTTCACCTTACATTGGCAGTTTAGCCGGTGCATGTGTTATGGGTGGTGTTATATATTGgctatataataaatataaatga
- the LOC134720554 gene encoding EKC/KEOPS complex subunit Tp53rkb-like codes for MEDESRNSIATMPVLMKQGAEAKLYKSTFYGNPCIIKERFTKCYRHPSLDKSLTAHRIKSEVRALLRCRMNGICTPTVYFTNMENSSIYMEEIEDAQTVREYIQHVQANENSETANNILKPLGVKVGEILGIMHSNNIVHGDLTTSNMLLRGNPAGLDVVIIDFGLSHFENFAEEKGVDLYVLERAISSTHPNTEDFFQTILDTYKKYNLKSSTEVVAKLDEVRLRGRKRTMVG; via the exons ATGGAAGATGAATCAAGAAATAGTATTGCTACAATGCCCGTGTTGATGAAGCAAGGAGCAGAAgccaaattatataaatcaacattttaTGGAAACCCCTGTATTATCAAGGAAAGGTTTACAAAATGTTACCGCCATCCTTCACTAGACAAGTCTTTGACAGCCCATCGAATTAAATCAGAAGTACGAGCACTGTTGAGATGTCGAATGAATG gcATTTGCACACCaactgtttattttacaaaCATGGAAAATTCCAGTATTTACATGGAAGAAATTGAAGATGCACAAACTGTTAGAGAgtatattcaacatgttcaagctAATGAAAACAGTGAAACCGCAAATAATATCCTTAAACCTTTAGGAGTGAAAGTTGGAGAAATTTTAGGAATAATGCATTCAAATAACATTGTACATGGTGACTTGACAACCTCAAACATGCTTCTAAGAGGAAACCCTGCTGGATTAGATGTTGTTATCATAGATTTTGGTctcagccattttgaaaattttgctgAGGAGAAAGGAGTAGATTTATATGTACTAGAAAGAGCCATTTCAAGTACGCATCCAAATACAGAAGATTTTTTTCAGACAATTCTTGacacatacaaaaaatacaacttaAAAAGTTCAACTGAAGTTGTTGCCAAATTAGATGAAGTTAGACTTCGTGGAAGGAAAAGAACAATGGTTGGATAA